From a single Kitasatospora azatica KCTC 9699 genomic region:
- a CDS encoding EamA family transporter: protein MLRNRIGIILLTALAPSVWGTTYYVTTEFLPPHRPLLAALLRALPAGLLLVVITRRLPTGVWWWRALLLGTLNIGAFLALIFIAAYRLPGGVAATIAALQPLLVALLSTGLLGTRLTPRTVLTGLAGVLGVSLLVLKSGTRLDSLGILAALASALVMATGVVLSKRWPAPVPVLAATGWQLVAGGLVLLPVTLLVEGPPPTVLTARNLGGYAYLGLIGAALAYALWFRGIRELPPTNVTFLGLLSPVVATAVGWLALDQELTGIQLIGGAMILAALLVAQLPPGALGRVRRLASRPA from the coding sequence GTGCTAAGAAATCGGATCGGGATCATTCTGCTGACCGCCCTCGCGCCGAGCGTCTGGGGCACCACCTACTACGTCACCACCGAGTTCCTTCCCCCGCACCGCCCGCTCCTGGCCGCCCTGCTGCGGGCACTGCCCGCCGGACTGCTGCTGGTCGTGATCACCCGGCGGCTGCCCACCGGGGTCTGGTGGTGGCGGGCGCTGCTGCTCGGCACGCTCAACATCGGCGCCTTCCTGGCGCTCATCTTCATCGCCGCCTACCGGCTGCCCGGCGGCGTCGCCGCCACCATCGCAGCCCTGCAACCGCTGCTGGTGGCGCTGCTCTCCACCGGCCTGCTCGGGACCAGGCTGACCCCGCGGACCGTACTGACCGGACTGGCGGGGGTGCTCGGGGTGAGCCTGCTGGTCCTGAAGTCCGGCACCCGACTGGACTCCCTGGGAATCCTCGCGGCACTGGCCAGCGCACTGGTGATGGCCACCGGAGTGGTGCTCAGCAAGCGCTGGCCTGCCCCCGTGCCGGTGCTGGCCGCCACCGGCTGGCAGCTGGTCGCGGGCGGGCTGGTCCTGCTGCCGGTGACCCTGCTGGTCGAGGGGCCGCCGCCGACCGTGCTGACCGCGCGCAACCTCGGCGGCTACGCCTACCTGGGGCTGATCGGCGCCGCCCTGGCGTACGCGCTCTGGTTCCGCGGCATCCGCGAACTCCCGCCGACCAACGTCACCTTCCTCGGCCTGCTCAGCCCCGTGGTCGCCACGGCGGTCGGCTGGCTGGCCCTGGACCAGGAGCTGACGGGCATTCAACTCATCGGCGGCGCAATGATCCTGGCCGCCCTGCTGGTGGCCCAACTCCCGCCGGGCGCCCTCGGCCGGGTGCGGCGTCTCGCGTCCCGTCCGGCCTGA
- a CDS encoding MarR family winged helix-turn-helix transcriptional regulator, with product MTPRDPDTEPTADHVDMVLGQWARQRPDLDFSPVGVIGRLKRLTRLVEGEMRKTFAAHGLDTPSFDVLATLRRSDPPHRLTPAQLMQSTMVTSGAVSQRLDRLEVAGLVSRNRSEADARVVHVELTGKGRELIDQVLPAHIATETRLLAALAPVEQTALADTLRTLLLSLGD from the coding sequence ATGACACCGCGCGATCCGGACACCGAACCGACCGCCGACCACGTCGACATGGTGCTCGGCCAGTGGGCCCGGCAGCGTCCCGACCTGGACTTCTCGCCAGTGGGGGTGATCGGTCGGCTCAAACGGCTGACCCGGCTGGTGGAGGGCGAGATGCGGAAGACCTTCGCCGCGCACGGCCTGGACACGCCCTCCTTCGACGTCCTCGCCACGCTGCGCCGCAGCGACCCGCCGCACCGGCTCACCCCGGCCCAGCTGATGCAGTCCACGATGGTCACCTCGGGCGCGGTCAGTCAGCGGCTGGACCGGCTGGAGGTCGCAGGCCTGGTCAGCCGCAACCGCAGCGAGGCCGACGCCCGCGTGGTGCACGTGGAGCTCACCGGGAAGGGTCGGGAGCTGATCGACCAGGTGCTGCCCGCCCACATCGCCACCGAGACGCGGCTGCTCGCCGCCCTCGCCCCGGTCGAGCAGACCGCGCTGGCCGACACGCTGCGCACCCTGCTGCTCTCACTGGGGGACTGA